A genome region from Macrotis lagotis isolate mMagLag1 chromosome 4, bilby.v1.9.chrom.fasta, whole genome shotgun sequence includes the following:
- the BMPR1A gene encoding bone morphogenetic protein receptor type-1A — protein MTQLSIYITFFGAYLLIIFYVQGQNPDSRFLHGTEMKSDQTQKKPENGVTLAPEDTLPFLKCHCSGHCPDDAINNTCITNGHCFAIIEEDDQGETTLASGCMKYEGSDFQCKDSPKAQLRRTIECCRTNLCNQYLQPTLPPVVIGPFFDGNIRWLAVLVSMAVCIIAMIIFFSCFCYKHHCKRIARSRCYNRDLEQDEAFIPVGESLKDLIDQSQSSGSGSGLPLLVQRTIAKQIQMVRQVGKGRYGEVWMGKWRGEKVAVKVFFTTEEASWFRETEIYQTVLMRHENILGFIAADIKGTGSWTQLYLITDYHENGSLYDFLKCTTLDTRALLKLAYSAACGLCHLHTEIYGTQGKPAIAHRDLKSKNILIKKNGSCCIADLGLAVKFNSDTNEVDVPLNTRVGTKRYMAPEVLDESLNKNHFQPYIMADIYSFGLIIWEMARRCVTGGIAEEYQLPYYNMVPHDPSYEDMREVVCVKRLRPIVSNRWNSDECLRAILKLMSECWAHNPASRLTALRIKKTLAKMVESQDVKI, from the exons GGCAAAATCCAGACAGTCGATTCCTCCATGGCACAGAAATGAAGTCAGACCAAACTCAAAAGAAGCCAGAAAATGGGGTCACTTTGGCGCCAGAGGACACTCTGCCCTTTCTGAAGTGCCACTGCTCGGGCCACTGCCCGGATGATGCCATCAACAACACCTGCAT AACCAACGGTCATTGCTTTGCTATCATAGAAGAAGATGATCAAGGAGAAACAACACTAGCTTCAGGCTGTATGAAGTATGAAGGTTCAGATTTTCAGTGCAAG GATTCTCCAAAAGCCCAGCTACGGAGGACAATTGAATGTTGCCGAACCAATTTGTGTAACCAGTATTTGCAGCCTACACTACCGCCTGTTGTTATAG gTCCATTTTTTGATGGTAATATTCGCTGGCTGGCTGTCCTTGTTTCTATGGCTGTGTGTATAATTGCTATGATCATCTTCTTCAGCTGCTTTTGTTACAA GCATCACTGCAAAAGAATAGCAAGAAGTCGTTGCTATAATCGTGACCTAGAACAGGATGAAGCTTTTATTCCAGTTGGAGAGTCATTGAAAGACCTTATTGACCAGTCACAAAGTTCTGGCAGTGGATCTGGACTTCCTTTGCTG GTTCAGCGAACTATTGCCAAGCAGATTCAGATGGTTCGGCAAGTGGGAAAAGGCCGCTATGGAGAGGTGTGGATGGGGAAATGGAGGGGTGAAAAGGTGGCAGTTAAAGTGTTCTTCACAACTGAAGAGGCCAGTTGGTTTCGGGAAACAGAGATCTACCAAACTGTTCTGATGCGTCATGAGAATATCCTTG GTTTTATCGCGGCTGACATCAAGGGCACAGGTTCATGGACACAGCTCTACTTGATCACTGACTACCATGAAAATGGCTCTCTGTACGACTTCCTGAAGTGTACCACTCTGGACACCAGGGCCCTCCTGAAGTTGGCATATTCAGCTGCTTGTGGTCTGTGCCATCTCCACACAGAGATCTACGGTACCCAAGGAAAGCCTGCAATTGCCCACCGAGACCTGAAGAGCAAAAATATCCTGATCAAGAAAAATGGGAGTTGCTGTATTGCAGACTTGGGCCTTGCTGTGAAATTTAACAG tgATACAAATGAAGTTGATGTGCCTTTGAACACCAGAGTAGGTACAAAGCGTTACATGGCCCCAGAAGTACTCGATGAAAGCCTGAATAAAAATCACTTTCAGCCGTACATCATGGCCGACATTTATAGCTTTGGATTGATCATATGGGAAATGGCTCGTCGCTGTGTCACAGGAG GCATTGCAGAAGAGTACCAATTGCCTTACTATAACATGGTGCCTCATGATCCTTCCTATGAAGATATGCGTGAGGTAGTATGTGTTAAGCGACTGCGGCCCATCGTGTCTAACCGATGGAATAGTGATGAA TGTCTAAGAGCTATCTTGAAGCTCATGTCAGAATGCTGGGCCCACAACCCTGCTTCGAGACTCACGGCATTGAGAATCAAGAAAACACTCGCCAAGATGGTGGAATCCCAGGATGTCAAGATCTGA